In Ostrea edulis chromosome 4, xbOstEdul1.1, whole genome shotgun sequence, a single window of DNA contains:
- the LOC125669046 gene encoding mucin-2-like: MKIDLENTTIQPIQPVKVRLSTNSRQSSPSPLRLRTHSVEERPQPYASPLQDLKTHNVEEQPRLKTTRTRASSLRDLRVYRTVQHSLKRPGERSSSAKLYRQGRSVPYRSPVESQTRISARKDISVISSQQCHLQSQCAMRSNVRKPSPLTLINTQQDSKYRTRSRVKLLKQNNKSPCPVHGNIVLGVRTQTKGPKHQSTPKIPQSQVVKKMVSRAKEGKSKLSLSKLTRSKSRTPTRDRFSHKPNDKPLISRVKRQIMVDFSPDKSKTDKKMITRNKKGVKDAGTKKNKQRGIMAGIRNLTASIQQRFSKKGKRQQVDLDLTKSSKVESTSGVQWVELNSEQKTVLFTGATEPLNTSLAVNCFGTRKVKITKKPVKYDEKQAKMERVTISSPRIPNPLIPVTAVTHTTALASPQHSFTASEPMNYTTDATSSAPVVKSTKTSTTDLNIYKISSPAAKINSTCLQSPIKAMYVPAPKTTITTAPKTTQRTAPKTTPSTAPKPIPPTVPKTTLTTIPKTALTTIPKTTPPTAPKTTLTTAPKTTPPTSPKIILPKQVEAVISNMKTLEKAAPGDPVTHTFKTLSPSPILSLLTSTSEGKETGGTSLQTVISATAMSSVKMLPPSAKHSTSSAKTPSPSTMMSSLLISSPKPQLCIHEPQSASPTHQYSAEVSSACIASQMKSSTLQMSSAGRLTRESPIQTSVVKPTKSPLPLLKSPKQVISLSSSKTPTLTTTMSSFKLLSPSAKHSISGQKTPSTKMSSPSVSQLPVLDEKSATSNDEYLARMLHACTVSELRSSSGLLQPLSRMIVSVSKASLPSTPSQLTTPELPNLVTSAPTTQLAKDQEQSVSSISSGCNSEPFTMSVPMSHGASPSTNQELDFSPSVTKSQVQHPCSRNQHLSIEHQTIVETETNMDVESYSQTSTLLPAMTVAHAVVPLLSITQQQPNILMNNGQKVSPSCGQHIFQSASVIYSTSPSSFAETSYLKTNSIMEGAHTYGDMSSALSQRMSYINPTESVVSPMYKPPLAKPSCLYEGTSLFRPHTSMAIEEFTRPLSVTIPDCNPVHGMSNFNSNALSYYKHSGTFHSSYLQYQTEDPVMTQTALSKFQKTQPNISTWYSNLQSNPVDLPCYETFDDRKYPFQSTACRETMTQTNLSMPSETSLPVLSMMDLVDGGMNLTSTSEKNTSLNESSTAVKEWGALCTVDSSQDHTSSTVLQTIPAGKENVFGASQYPQTPASICKHQSEATLDEDIHSIEKSVPTLESRKRLYVDSSMADSTCLAVKKQKTPSGETLGSPLLLPCKKVTTSQPTRTQDYSDCTYIESILSDRPCNVRSGVYSEDFSSKSTKEIIAEYYNTSNFKRSRGKPHLVSRDLVWRLFTVAELYGNRFNTLNSATTESIHLSVLDRTQCDELTWRGTCIPFINHSIRGFFRTKFRENDLLFQHKCDSSVC, encoded by the coding sequence ATGAAAATTGATCTGGAAAACACTACCATTCAACCTATTCAACCAGTGAAGGTCAGACTGTCCACCAATAGCCGGCAGTCCAGTCCCTCTCCATTGAGGCTGAGGACACATAGTGTGGAGGAACGACCACAGCCCTATGCATCACCACTCCAGGATTTGAAAACACATAATGTGGAGGAACAACCACGGCTCAAAACAACAAGGACCCGCGCATCATCACTACGGGATCTGAGAGTTTATAGGACTGTGCAACATTCTCTAAAGAGACCAGGAGAGAGATCCAGCTCAGCTAAACTATACAGACAGGGTAGAAGTGTCCCGTATCGAAGTCCTGTCGAGTCACAGACAAGAATATCTGCAAGAAAAGATATATCGGTGATCTCCAGTCAACAGTGTCACCTTCAATCACAGTGTGCTATGAGATCCAATGTTCGAAAACCTTCACCCCTGACTTTGATCAACACACAGCAGGATTCAAAATATCGCACAAGATCTCGAGTGAAACTGTTGAAGCAGAACAACAAAAGCCCTTGTCCTGTTCATGGGAATATTGTGCTTGGTGTGAGAACACAAACTAAAGGTCCAAAACATCAATCCACACCAAAGATACCACAATCTCAAGTGGTCAAGAAAATGGTTTCTCGAGCCAAAGAAGGTAAATCAAAGCTAAGTCTCTCTAAACTTACTCGATCCAAAAGCAGAACTCCAACCAGAGACAGATTCTCTCATAAACCAAATGATAAACCTCTCATCTCCAGAGTTAAGAGACAGATAATGGTTGACTTCTCACCAGACAAGAGTAAAACAGACAAGAAGATGATCACAAGAAACAAGAAGGGAGTGAAGGATGCAGGCACCAAAAAGAACAAACAACGTGGTATCATGGCAGGAATAAGGAATCTGACAGCAAGTATCCAACAGAGGTTCTCCAAGAAAGGGAAGAGGCAACAAGTAGATTTAGATTTGACAAAGTCTTCAAAAGTTGAAAGTACCAGTGGTGTTCAGTGGGTGGAACTTAATTCTGAGCAAAAGACAGTTCTGTTCACAGGAGCCACTGAACCATTGAATACTTCATTGGCGGTAAACTGCTTTGGGACCCGCAAGGTCAAGATAACAAAGAAGCCTGTCAAATATGACGAGAAACAAGCTAAGATGGAAAGAGTCACCATATCATCACCAAGGATACCAAATCCACTGATCCCAGTAACAGCTGTTACTCATACAACTGCTTTGGCATCACCTCAACACAGTTTCACAGCCAGTGAACCCATGAACTACACTACAGATGCTACATCCTCAGCTCCTGTTGTTAAGTCTACAAAAACTAGTACAACTGATTTGAATATCTACAAGATATCATCTCCAGCAGCTAAGATAAACTCAACATGTCTACAATCACCAATAAAAGCAATGTATGTGCCAGCTCCAAAGACAACAATAACAACAGCTCCAAAGACAACACAAAGAACAGCTCCAAAGACAACACCATCAACAGCCCCAAAGCCAATACCACCAACAGTTCCAAAGACAACACTAACAACAATTCCAAAGACAGCATTAACAACAATTCCAAAGACAACACCACCAACAGCTCCAAAGACAACACTAACAACAGCTCCAAAGACAACACCACCAACATCCCCAAAGATAATACTACCAAAGCAAGTAGAAGCAGTCATTTCAAACATGAAGACTCTAGAGAAAGCAGCACCAGGGGATCCAGTTACACATACATTTAAGACTCTGTCTCCATCACCAATACTTTCTCTTCTAACCTCCACATCAGAAGGAAAAGAAACAGGAGGGACTTCATTACAGACAGTGATTTCAGCAACAGCCATGTCTTCAGTGAAGATGCTGCCTCCTTCAGCTAAGCATTCTACATCCTCTGCAAAGACACCATCACCTTCCACTATGATGTCATCACTACTGATTTCATCTCCAAAACCTCAATTATGCATTCATGAGCCACAGTCTGCATCACCAACTCACCAATATTCAGCAGAGGTGTCCAGTGCTTGTATAGCATCACAAATGAAATCCTCTACATTACAGATGTCATCAGCAGGACGACTTACAAGAGAGTCACCGATACAGACATCAGTAGTAAAACCTACAAAATCACCATTACCACTGTTGAAAAGTCCAAAACAAGTTATTTCATTGTCATCATCAAAAACACCCACTCTAACAACAACTATGTCATCATTCAAGTTGCTGTCACCTTCAGCTAAGCATTCTATATCAGGTCAAAAAACACCTTCCACTAAAATGTCATCACCATCAGTTTCTCAACTGCCTGTCCTTGACGAAAAATCAGCAACATCCAATGACGAATATTTAGCAAGGATGTTGCATGCTTGTACAGTATCAGAATTGAGATCATCTTCTGGGCTGTTGCAACCGTTATCAAGAATGATAGTGTCTGTTTCTAAAGCTTCATTACCGTCAACACCATCCCAACTGACAACTCCAGAGCTGCCAAACCTTGTGACATCAGCACCAACCACACAACTTGCCAAAGACCAAGAACAGTCAGTGTCAAGTATCAGTTCTGGATGTAATTCAGAACCATTCACAATGTCGGTGCCAATGTCTCATGGTGCGTCTCCATCAACAAATCAAGAGCTGGACTTTTCTCCATCTGTGACAAAGTCACAAGTACAGCATCCGTGTTCAAGAAACCAACACCTCTCAATCGAACATCAGACCATTGTCGAGACAGAGACCAATATGGATGTTGAAAGTTATTCACAGACTTCAACTCTACTGCCTGCAATGACTGTGGCACATGCAGTAGTGCCACTTCTATCTATAACTCAACAGCAGCCAAACATTCTGATGAACAATGGGCAGAAAGTATCCCCAAGTTGTGGTCAGCATATATTCCAATCAGCTTCAGTGATCTATTCCACATCACCCTCTTCATTTGCAGAAACGTCATATTTGAAAACCAACAGTATCATGGAAGGAGCACATACCTATGGAGATATGTCATCAGCTTTATCCCAGAGGATGTCCTATATAAATCCAACAGAAAGTGTAGTGTCACCAATGTACAAACCCCCACTCGCCAAACCTTCCTGTCTTTATGAAGGTACATCATTGTTTAGACCACATACATCCATGGCAATTGAGGAATTCACCAGGCCACTTTCAGTCACAATCCCTGACTGCAATCCTGTCCATGGAATGAGCAACTTCAATTCCAATGCTTTGTCGTACTACAAACATTCGGGCACCTTCCACAGCAGTTACCTCCAGTACCAGACTGAGGACCCAGTGATGACACAAACAGCATTGTCAAAGTTTCAGAAAACTCAACCAAACATTTCAACATGGTATTCCAACCTCCAGTCAAATCCAGTGGACTTGCCATGTTATGAAACCTTTGATGACAGAAAATATCCCTTCCAGAGCACAGCATGTAGAGAAACAATGACACAGACCAATTTGTCCATGCCATCTGAGACCAGTCTCCCTGTGCTTTCCATGATGGACCTAGTAGACGGTGGTATGAATCTAACAAGTACCTCAGAAAAAAACACATCCCTCAACGAAAGCAGTACAGCTGTGAAAGAATGGGGTGCCTTATGCACTGTTGATTCATCTCAGGATCATACTTCATCAACTGTCTTACAAACAATACCAGCAGGCAAAGAAAACGTTTTTGGTGCTTCCCAGTATCCGCAAACACCAGCCAGTATCTGCAAACACCAGAGTGAGGCTACCCTTGATGAAGACATCCACTCTATTGAGAAGTCAGTGCCAACACTAGAGTCAAGGAAAAGACTCTACGTAGATTCTTCCATGGCAGATAGTACATGTCTAGCAGTGAAAAAGCAGAAAACACCATCTGGTGAGACTTTAGGATCACCATTGTTATTGCCATGCAAAAAGGTCACCACCTCACAGCCAACTCGTACACAGGACTATTCTGACTGCACCTACATTGAAAGTATCCTATCAGATCGCCCATGCAATGTCCGAAGTGGTGTATACAGTGAAGACTTTTCCAGCAAATCCACTAAGGAAATCATCGCTGAATATTACAATACTAGCAATTTCAAGCGATCCAGAGGAAAGCCCCACCTTGTGAGCCGAGATCTTGTTTGGCGTCTCTTCACTGTGGCAGAACTGTATGGAAATCGCTTCAACACTTTGAATTCTGCTACCACAGAGTCCATTCATCTCAGTGTCCTGGACAGGACCCAGTGCGATGAACTAACTTGGAGAGGAACATGTATCCCATTCATCAACCACTCGATCCGCGGTTTTTTCCGTACCAAGTTTCGGGAGAATGATCTTCTCTTCCAGCACAAGTGTGATTCAAGTGTGTGTTAA